One segment of Nakamurella flava DNA contains the following:
- a CDS encoding dienelactone hydrolase family protein: protein MARRPAPSIKRPTLEYFRYRGPHRVATGDLAPTGLPGLVFAPTSGRRLPVVAFAHGWLQPVDRYADTMRYLASWGIIVVAPDTQRGPIPSHQGLAFDLSTALRRVATGSLAGGRVRGDLRRLAVMGHSIGGGAAMLAAAKDDAIKAVVTVTAAETRPSAIEAAGLVEAPSLHLIGKSDNIAESDGSRIARSCTGPSVLRVVKGSGHLGLTEGKHWTNTFMGVESDQKVQQITRMLASAFFLRHLTDNPQLADEMEDSVRGTELIDTTEPEPAPEPVGVVKDAVADTVE, encoded by the coding sequence ATGGCCCGCCGACCCGCCCCGAGCATCAAGCGGCCGACCCTGGAGTACTTCCGCTACCGCGGTCCCCATCGGGTCGCCACCGGTGATCTGGCTCCCACCGGTCTACCCGGCCTGGTGTTCGCCCCCACGTCCGGCCGCCGGTTGCCGGTGGTCGCGTTCGCGCACGGCTGGCTGCAGCCCGTCGACCGGTACGCCGACACCATGCGCTACCTGGCCTCCTGGGGCATCATCGTCGTCGCGCCGGACACCCAGCGCGGCCCGATCCCGTCCCATCAGGGCCTGGCCTTCGACCTGTCGACCGCGCTGCGCCGGGTGGCCACCGGGTCGCTGGCCGGCGGCCGGGTCCGGGGCGATCTGCGTCGGCTGGCCGTGATGGGTCATTCCATCGGCGGCGGGGCCGCCATGCTCGCGGCGGCGAAGGACGACGCCATCAAGGCCGTGGTGACGGTGACCGCCGCCGAGACCCGCCCGTCGGCGATCGAGGCCGCCGGCCTGGTCGAGGCGCCGAGCCTGCATCTCATCGGCAAGTCCGACAACATCGCCGAGTCCGACGGCTCGCGGATCGCGCGGTCGTGCACCGGTCCGTCGGTCCTGCGGGTGGTCAAGGGTTCGGGCCATCTGGGTCTGACCGAGGGCAAGCACTGGACGAACACGTTCATGGGGGTCGAGTCGGACCAGAAGGTCCAGCAGATCACCCGCATGCTGGCGTCGGCCTTCTTCCTGCGCCACCTCACCGACAACCCGCAGCTGGCCGACGAGATGGAGGACTCCGTCCGCGGTACCGAGCTGATCGACACCACCGAGCCGGAGCCCGCTCCCGAGCCGGTGGGCGTCGTGAAGGACGCGGTCGCCGACACGGTCGAGTAG